A region from the Mycolicibacterium litorale genome encodes:
- a CDS encoding PP2C family protein-serine/threonine phosphatase has protein sequence MGGDGPIGVATGLDAAWSSAPHPVIVVAGDGVVRAVSPSAQLLLPAAVPGSDLSGTAPLWLWHAHRQLVQHLDTPEADGTIASGSVNGRRFDAHPTVLGGEIAWWLLEDSGRELRDTQQALTREQARTSFLDEASSVLMATLNVDRCMSVTVQLAARHLADAAAVVAPVTGNRLPVVCGDGRAVEQRRLDVDPAQVSGLSEALRGFPPVPSRWFDPAALPDWLIPSTFTGQVGSVLITPLPGLGVPAGALVLLRRTTEAVFGQDEELSARLFAARAGAALSAAGLYAEQSAITRTLMRDLIPPHLNRLHGFELAGGYRASEDHQVVGGDFYDVHPGATPEDDTLVVLGDVCGKGLEAAVLTGKIRNTLQALAPLAHDHRGVLQLLNSSLLSADHTRFATLVLASVARRDGQVVLRLTSAGHCPPLIVRSDGRVEEADTRGQLVGVLEQIRAHTFETTLAPGETCVLYTDGVTEARGGPIGTHMFGEERLAAVLEQCAGMPAEAVVEHIMMVTTQWVNRREHDDIAVVAITSPRRTHLSAVDGHTAGRYTA, from the coding sequence ATGGGCGGGGATGGTCCCATCGGCGTCGCCACCGGGCTGGACGCCGCGTGGTCCTCTGCCCCCCACCCGGTGATCGTGGTGGCCGGCGACGGTGTCGTCCGCGCGGTCAGCCCGTCCGCGCAGTTGCTGTTGCCTGCGGCGGTACCGGGCTCGGATCTGTCGGGGACTGCGCCGCTGTGGCTCTGGCATGCGCACCGGCAGCTCGTGCAGCATCTCGACACCCCTGAGGCCGACGGCACGATCGCGTCCGGCAGCGTGAACGGACGACGCTTCGACGCCCACCCCACCGTGCTCGGCGGCGAGATCGCCTGGTGGTTGCTCGAGGACAGTGGCCGTGAACTGCGTGACACTCAGCAGGCACTGACCCGCGAGCAGGCCCGTACGTCGTTCCTGGACGAGGCGTCGTCGGTGTTGATGGCCACCCTCAACGTCGACCGCTGCATGTCGGTGACCGTCCAGTTGGCCGCCCGCCACCTCGCCGATGCGGCGGCGGTCGTCGCCCCGGTCACCGGCAACCGGTTACCGGTGGTGTGCGGGGACGGCCGTGCGGTGGAGCAGCGGCGGCTCGACGTCGATCCCGCGCAGGTGTCCGGGTTGAGTGAGGCGCTGCGCGGCTTCCCGCCGGTGCCGTCCCGCTGGTTCGATCCGGCGGCCCTGCCGGACTGGCTCATCCCCTCGACGTTCACGGGCCAGGTGGGTTCGGTGCTGATCACCCCGCTTCCCGGACTGGGTGTGCCCGCCGGGGCACTGGTGCTGCTGCGGCGCACGACCGAAGCGGTCTTCGGTCAGGACGAGGAGCTCTCAGCGCGGCTCTTCGCCGCCCGCGCCGGTGCGGCGCTGTCCGCGGCGGGGCTCTACGCCGAACAGTCGGCCATCACCCGCACCCTCATGCGCGACCTCATCCCGCCGCACCTGAACCGGTTGCACGGCTTCGAACTGGCGGGCGGTTACCGCGCCTCGGAAGACCATCAGGTCGTCGGCGGTGATTTCTACGACGTCCATCCCGGGGCCACCCCGGAGGACGACACGTTGGTCGTCCTCGGCGATGTGTGCGGCAAGGGTCTCGAGGCGGCCGTGCTGACCGGCAAGATCCGCAATACGCTGCAGGCGCTTGCGCCGCTGGCCCATGACCACCGGGGGGTGCTGCAGCTCCTGAACAGTTCCCTGCTCTCCGCCGACCACACCCGCTTCGCGACCCTGGTCCTCGCGTCCGTCGCCCGTCGGGACGGCCAGGTGGTGTTGCGGTTGACCAGCGCCGGGCACTGTCCCCCGTTGATCGTGCGCAGCGACGGCCGGGTGGAGGAGGCCGACACCCGCGGTCAACTGGTCGGCGTGTTGGAGCAGATCCGCGCCCACACCTTCGAGACCACGCTCGCACCGGGCGAGACGTGCGTGCTCTACACCGACGGCGTGACCGAGGCCAGGGGCGGTCCGATCGGCACCCACATGTTCGGCGAGGAGCGGCTCGCGGCGGTCCTCGAACAGTGCGCGGGTATGCCCGCCGAGGCGGTGGTCGAACACATCATGATGGTCACGACGCAATGGGTGAATCGCCGGGAACACGATGACATCGCCGTCGTCGCGATCACCTCGCCGCGCCGGACCCATCTGAGCGCGGTCGACGGTCACACCGCCGGAAGGTACACGGCATGA
- a CDS encoding cobalamin B12-binding domain-containing protein has product MSPDYTRTREQLWNAVLDGDEYAAAASVFAAMDDGVAAEDVLLEVIAPVQYRVGTEWAANRITVAQEHAATAINDRVVAALAHHPASAPQTKRGRVTVACVDGEWHALPARLLAEVLRLRGWHVDFLGAQVPTPHLISHLHQTGPAAVALSCSIPTRLPTAHAAITACQAAGVPVLAGGAAFGPDGRYARLLGADAWGPDARAAADCLSRGVTHGRGSAHHLTDELPHLGDGEYTMVSRSAPQLVKATVDEVESRFPAMRYYTDLQRQHTTEDIAHIVDFLATALYVDDDGLFTRFITWTGEILEARGVSAHSLDPALESLKGQLVEFPRTQRLLNAALIALGRTATDMEPIA; this is encoded by the coding sequence ATGAGCCCCGACTACACGCGCACCCGTGAGCAGCTGTGGAACGCCGTCCTCGACGGTGACGAATATGCCGCCGCCGCTTCGGTTTTCGCTGCCATGGACGACGGTGTGGCCGCGGAGGACGTGCTGCTCGAGGTCATCGCGCCGGTGCAGTACCGCGTGGGAACCGAGTGGGCGGCCAACCGGATCACCGTCGCCCAGGAACATGCCGCCACCGCCATCAACGACCGGGTCGTCGCGGCGTTGGCGCACCACCCGGCGAGCGCACCGCAGACCAAGCGGGGCCGGGTGACGGTGGCGTGCGTCGACGGCGAATGGCACGCGCTGCCGGCCCGGTTGCTCGCCGAGGTGCTGCGGCTGCGCGGCTGGCACGTCGACTTCCTCGGCGCCCAGGTGCCCACCCCGCACCTCATCTCCCACCTGCACCAGACCGGACCCGCCGCGGTGGCGTTGTCGTGTTCCATCCCGACCCGGCTGCCGACCGCGCACGCCGCCATCACCGCCTGCCAGGCGGCCGGCGTCCCCGTGCTCGCCGGCGGCGCCGCGTTCGGACCGGACGGGCGTTACGCCCGGCTGCTGGGCGCCGACGCGTGGGGACCCGACGCCCGGGCCGCCGCCGACTGCCTCAGCCGGGGCGTGACACACGGACGCGGTTCGGCGCATCACCTCACCGACGAGCTGCCGCACCTCGGCGACGGGGAGTACACCATGGTCAGCCGGAGCGCCCCCCAGCTGGTCAAGGCGACCGTGGACGAGGTGGAGAGCCGCTTCCCGGCCATGCGCTACTACACCGACCTGCAGCGCCAGCACACCACCGAGGACATCGCCCACATCGTCGACTTCCTCGCGACCGCCCTCTACGTCGACGACGACGGGCTGTTCACCCGCTTCATCACCTGGACCGGCGAGATCCTCGAAGCCCGCGGCGTATCCGCCCATTCGCTCGACCCCGCGCTGGAATCGCTGAAGGGTCAGCTGGTGGAGTTTCCCCGCACCCAACGTCTTCTGAATGCAGCATTGATCGCCCTGGGCCGCACGGCCACCGACATGGAACCCATCGCATGA
- a CDS encoding STAS domain-containing protein has translation MNLTCFVDTAARSATVRITGELDAETTDEFVDAASRLLDGHPDLRALHFDCADLTFCDSVGLSGLLLIERRTSGAGVELHLENRPTYFDRILDITGILEFLTARSTVSAPAAPKETGQDGDETEIG, from the coding sequence ATGAATCTGACCTGTTTCGTCGACACCGCGGCCCGCTCGGCCACGGTGCGCATCACCGGTGAACTGGACGCCGAGACCACCGACGAGTTCGTCGACGCCGCATCCCGGCTGCTCGACGGCCACCCCGATCTGCGCGCGCTGCACTTCGACTGCGCCGACCTGACATTCTGCGATTCGGTGGGCTTGTCGGGCCTGCTGCTCATCGAGCGGCGGACATCCGGCGCAGGCGTCGAGCTGCATCTGGAGAACCGGCCGACCTACTTCGACCGGATCCTCGACATCACCGGCATCCTCGAATTCCTCACCGCCCGCAGCACCGTGTCGGCGCCCGCGGCACCGAAGGAGACCGGTCAGGACGGCGACGAGACCGAGATCGGCTAG
- a CDS encoding TIGR03619 family F420-dependent LLM class oxidoreductase, with protein sequence MKYYVSPAFVDTSEIVEIARAADELGYDGLGVPDHVVNLETLRTPYPYTRDGQRRWPPFTHWPDPWVLVGALAQVTSRLRFVTTVYVPALRDPYSAAKAIGTASCLAGGRVELGIGVGWCEDEFRLMGQRFERRGRRTDEMLDLFRALWRPGWTEFDGEFYPTPRLEMEPTPPHIPIYVGGLSDVALRRAARNDGWIGDLITTDRAIETAGRLRELRTAAGLSVEDFTILTPLTDALVRADYDRAEAAGITHILTMPWMFYTGADASLAEKIDGMKRFREDLGLDR encoded by the coding sequence ATGAAATACTACGTCAGCCCGGCCTTCGTGGACACCAGCGAGATCGTCGAGATCGCCCGAGCCGCAGACGAACTGGGCTATGACGGCCTCGGTGTGCCCGACCACGTGGTGAACCTCGAGACGCTGCGGACGCCGTATCCCTACACCCGCGACGGGCAGCGGCGCTGGCCGCCGTTCACCCACTGGCCCGACCCGTGGGTGCTCGTCGGCGCGCTCGCGCAGGTCACCTCGCGGCTGCGCTTCGTCACCACCGTCTACGTTCCGGCGCTGCGTGACCCGTACTCCGCCGCCAAGGCCATCGGCACCGCATCCTGTCTGGCGGGCGGCCGGGTGGAACTGGGCATCGGGGTCGGCTGGTGCGAGGACGAATTCCGGTTGATGGGGCAGCGATTCGAGCGGCGCGGCAGACGCACCGACGAGATGCTCGACCTCTTCCGGGCGTTGTGGCGGCCGGGCTGGACGGAGTTCGACGGGGAGTTCTACCCGACGCCGCGGCTGGAGATGGAGCCGACGCCGCCGCACATCCCGATCTACGTGGGCGGCCTGTCCGACGTGGCACTGCGCCGCGCTGCACGCAACGACGGCTGGATCGGCGATCTGATCACCACCGACCGTGCGATCGAGACCGCCGGCCGGCTCCGCGAACTCCGTACCGCCGCAGGGCTGTCCGTCGAGGACTTCACGATCCTCACCCCGCTGACCGATGCGCTGGTGCGGGCCGACTACGACCGCGCCGAAGCCGCGGGTATCACCCACATCCTGACCATGCCGTGGATGTTCTACACCGGCGCCGACGCGTCGCTGGCCGAGAAGATCGACGGGATGAAGCGGTTCCGCGAGGACCTGGGGCTCGACCGCTAG
- a CDS encoding PaaI family thioesterase, producing the protein MAEVIGGPEWPFDEVSGEEYARLSALYEPLTQAIRDLVDAGVRTGVDDETITRAREAIEAVTQTLSSRRHDRTHTLRHADTGRPLAWANPAVGLRNAIAPPMRIERDNGLWVSEFSLGAAYEGPPNLVHGGICALVLDHLLGEAASNGLTEPKFTGTITLRYLRGTPLGALRAEAWIDRTDGVKTFARGVLRDADGVTVEADGIFIRPSWARVAE; encoded by the coding sequence GTGGCTGAGGTGATCGGCGGCCCGGAATGGCCGTTCGACGAGGTCAGCGGTGAGGAGTACGCGCGGCTGAGCGCGCTGTACGAACCCCTGACGCAGGCGATCCGCGATCTCGTCGACGCCGGAGTGCGCACAGGAGTCGACGACGAGACCATCACCAGGGCCCGGGAAGCGATCGAGGCGGTCACGCAGACGCTGAGCAGCCGGCGACACGACCGCACCCATACGCTGCGCCACGCCGACACCGGCCGCCCCCTGGCCTGGGCGAATCCCGCTGTGGGCCTGCGCAATGCGATCGCCCCGCCGATGCGTATCGAGCGGGACAACGGTTTGTGGGTCAGCGAGTTCAGCCTCGGCGCCGCCTACGAGGGGCCGCCGAATCTGGTGCACGGCGGCATCTGCGCGCTGGTCCTCGACCACCTGCTCGGTGAGGCGGCCAGCAACGGGCTGACCGAGCCGAAGTTCACCGGCACCATCACGTTGCGCTATCTGCGCGGGACTCCTCTCGGGGCGCTGCGCGCCGAGGCGTGGATCGACCGCACCGACGGCGTCAAGACCTTCGCGCGCGGTGTGCTGCGTGACGCCGACGGGGTGACCGTCGAGGCCGACGGAATCTTCATCCGACCTTCGTGGGCGCGGGTCGCCGAATGA
- a CDS encoding bifunctional [glutamine synthetase] adenylyltransferase/[glutamine synthetase]-adenylyl-L-tyrosine phosphorylase: protein MARPSTERPRLPSVGRLGLVEKQAPAHLDRLGWNTDRHVELLWSLSRAPDADSALHTMVRLADALGDGWDELNQSLLTDKPLRGRLFAVLGSSLALGDHVVAHPESWRLLAGRVELPAAEALREEFVALAESAADAAAAMLPLRKLYRDRLLILAALDTAPTVENEPVLPFPTVGRHLSDLADAALASALEVAMRSVCGDGERPRLAVVAMGKCGARELNYVSDVDVIFVADPADATTTRVAGEMMRFAADAFFEVDAALRPEGKHGQLVRTLESHVAYYQRWAKTWEFQALMKARPAAGDAELGRDYIEALAPMVWTACEREDFVPEVQAMRRRVEELVPAGVRARELKLGTGGLRDVEFAVQLLQLVHGRNDESLHVASTVDALAALGAGGYIGRDDAANMTASYEFLRLLEHRLQLQRLKRTHMLPDEHDDEALRWLARAAHVRPDGQRDALGVLREELKRQSLRVSRLHAKLFYQPLLESVGHSPLGIAPGMSAEAAERQLAALGYEGPQSALTHLAALTGEGGRRGRVQRVLLPTLLDWLSDTPDPDAGLLSYRRISEALAEQRWYLGTLRDEGAVAKRLMRVLGTSAYVPDLLMRAPEVIQLYADGPNGPKLLDTTPEAMARGLVASAGRHADPVRAIAAARTLRRRELARIASADLLGMLEVTEVCRALTALWVAVLQAALDAVMRANAPAGGAPARLAVIGMGRLGGGELGYGSDADVMFVCEPCNGAEESAAVKWAVSIAERVRALLGTPSADPPLEVDTGLRPEGRNGPLVRTLASYEAYYTQWAQPWEVQALLRAHRVAGDLELGERFLLMIDKTRYPAGGVSAQAVQEIRRIKARVDAERLPRGADPNTHTKLGRGGLADIEWTVQLMQLRFAHKVPALHCTSTLEALNAIGAAELIAEGDVDLLRQAWLTATRARNALVLVRGKPTDQLPGPGRMLNAVAVAAGWDNDDGGEFLDNYLRVTRRAKTVVRKVFGG from the coding sequence GTGGCGAGACCTTCGACCGAGCGCCCCAGACTGCCCAGCGTCGGGCGCCTGGGGCTGGTGGAGAAGCAGGCCCCCGCGCACCTGGACCGGCTCGGCTGGAACACCGACCGTCACGTCGAACTGCTGTGGTCGCTGTCGCGGGCGCCGGACGCCGACAGTGCGCTGCACACCATGGTGCGTCTGGCCGACGCGCTAGGGGACGGCTGGGACGAACTCAACCAGTCCCTGCTGACCGACAAACCGTTGCGCGGCCGGCTGTTCGCGGTGCTGGGCTCGTCGCTGGCGCTCGGCGACCACGTCGTCGCCCATCCCGAATCGTGGCGCCTGCTCGCCGGCAGAGTGGAGTTGCCTGCCGCCGAGGCGCTGCGCGAGGAGTTCGTCGCGCTCGCCGAATCCGCCGCCGACGCGGCGGCCGCGATGCTGCCGCTGCGCAAGCTCTACCGTGACCGGCTGCTGATCCTGGCCGCCCTCGACACCGCACCCACGGTGGAGAACGAACCGGTGCTGCCGTTCCCGACGGTGGGCAGGCACCTGTCGGATCTGGCCGACGCCGCACTCGCCAGTGCGCTCGAGGTGGCGATGCGGTCGGTGTGCGGGGACGGGGAGCGGCCCCGCCTCGCCGTCGTGGCGATGGGCAAATGCGGTGCGCGCGAACTGAACTACGTCAGCGACGTCGACGTCATCTTCGTCGCCGACCCGGCCGACGCGACCACCACCCGGGTGGCCGGGGAGATGATGCGGTTCGCCGCCGACGCGTTCTTCGAGGTCGACGCGGCGCTGCGGCCGGAGGGCAAACACGGTCAGCTGGTCCGTACGCTGGAATCGCACGTCGCCTACTACCAGCGCTGGGCCAAGACGTGGGAGTTCCAGGCGCTGATGAAGGCTCGGCCCGCGGCCGGTGACGCCGAACTGGGCCGCGACTACATCGAGGCGCTGGCGCCGATGGTGTGGACCGCCTGTGAGCGTGAGGATTTCGTCCCCGAGGTGCAGGCGATGCGGCGCCGGGTGGAGGAACTGGTGCCCGCCGGGGTGCGGGCACGCGAGTTGAAACTGGGCACCGGTGGCCTGCGTGACGTGGAGTTCGCGGTGCAGCTGCTGCAACTCGTGCACGGCCGCAACGACGAATCGCTGCACGTGGCGTCCACCGTCGACGCGCTGGCCGCACTCGGGGCCGGCGGGTACATCGGCCGCGACGACGCCGCCAACATGACCGCCTCCTACGAATTCCTGCGGCTGCTCGAACACCGGCTCCAGCTGCAGCGGCTCAAGCGCACCCACATGCTGCCCGACGAGCACGACGACGAGGCGCTGCGCTGGCTGGCCCGCGCCGCGCACGTGCGCCCCGACGGGCAGCGCGACGCGCTCGGCGTGCTGCGCGAAGAACTCAAGCGGCAGAGCCTGCGGGTGTCGCGGCTGCACGCCAAGCTGTTCTACCAGCCGCTGCTGGAGTCGGTCGGGCATTCCCCGCTCGGCATCGCACCCGGGATGAGCGCCGAGGCCGCCGAAAGGCAGCTCGCGGCACTGGGTTACGAGGGTCCGCAGAGCGCGCTGACCCACCTGGCCGCGCTGACCGGAGAGGGCGGACGCCGCGGACGTGTACAGCGCGTGCTGCTGCCCACCCTGCTGGACTGGCTGTCGGACACCCCCGACCCCGACGCCGGGCTGCTGTCCTACCGCCGGATCAGCGAGGCGCTCGCCGAACAGCGGTGGTACCTGGGCACGCTGCGCGACGAGGGCGCCGTCGCGAAACGGCTGATGCGGGTGCTCGGCACGTCGGCGTACGTACCCGACCTGCTGATGCGCGCACCGGAGGTCATCCAGCTCTACGCCGACGGACCCAACGGCCCGAAACTGCTCGACACCACACCCGAGGCGATGGCCCGCGGACTGGTGGCGTCGGCGGGCAGGCACGCCGATCCGGTGCGCGCCATCGCCGCCGCGCGCACCCTGCGGCGCCGCGAACTCGCCCGCATCGCCTCCGCCGACCTGCTGGGCATGCTCGAGGTGACCGAGGTGTGCCGCGCGCTGACCGCGCTGTGGGTCGCGGTGCTGCAGGCCGCGCTCGATGCGGTGATGCGCGCGAACGCACCCGCCGGCGGCGCGCCGGCGCGCCTCGCGGTGATCGGGATGGGACGCCTCGGCGGCGGCGAACTCGGCTACGGCTCCGACGCCGACGTGATGTTCGTCTGCGAACCCTGCAATGGCGCCGAGGAATCCGCCGCGGTGAAATGGGCCGTCAGCATCGCCGAGCGGGTGCGGGCGCTGTTGGGCACACCGAGCGCCGATCCGCCGCTCGAGGTCGACACCGGGCTGCGGCCCGAGGGCCGCAACGGCCCGCTCGTGCGGACGCTGGCCTCCTACGAGGCGTACTACACGCAGTGGGCGCAGCCCTGGGAGGTCCAGGCGCTGCTGCGCGCCCACCGGGTGGCCGGGGACCTCGAACTCGGCGAGCGGTTCCTGTTGATGATCGACAAGACGCGCTACCCGGCGGGCGGCGTGTCGGCGCAAGCGGTGCAGGAGATCCGGCGGATCAAGGCCCGCGTCGACGCCGAGCGGCTGCCGCGCGGCGCCGACCCGAACACCCACACCAAACTCGGCCGGGGCGGGCTGGCCGACATCGAATGGACCGTGCAGCTCATGCAGTTGCGGTTCGCGCACAAGGTGCCGGCCCTGCACTGCACCTCGACGCTGGAGGCGCTCAACGCGATCGGCGCCGCCGAGCTGATCGCCGAAGGCGACGTCGACCTGCTGCGGCAGGCGTGGCTGACGGCGACCCGGGCCCGCAACGCGTTGGTACTGGTGCGGGGCAAGCCCACCGACCAGCTGCCCGGGCCGGGCCGGATGCTCAACGCGGTGGCGGTCGCGGCCGGCTGGGACAACGACGACGGCGGGGAATTCCTCGACAACTACCTGCGCGTGACGCGGCGGGCGAAGACCGTGGTGCGCAAGGTGTTCGGTGGCTGA
- the glnA gene encoding type I glutamate--ammonia ligase — MDRQKEFVLRTLEERDIRFVRLWFTDVLGYLKSVAIAPAELEGAFEEGIGFDGSSIEGFARVSEADMVARPDPSTFQVLPWADGSGKHHSARMFCDITMPDGSPSWADSRHVLRRQLAKASDLGFSCYVHPEIEFFLLKPGPDDGTPPVPADNGGYFDQAVHDSAPNFRRHAIDALEQMGISVEFSHHEGAPGQQEIDLRYADALSMADNVMTFRYVVKEVALGDGVRASFMPKPFAEHPGSAMHTHMSLFEGDTNAFHSPDDPLQLSDVAKSFIAGILEHAQEISAVTNQWVNSYKRLVHGGEAPTAASWGAANRSALVRVPMYTPRKASSRRVEVRSPDSACNPYLTFAVLLAAGLRGVEKGYVLAPQAEDNVWSLTPEERRAMGYKELPGSLGAALAEMENSELVAEALGEHVFDYFLRNKRAEWETYRSHVTPYELQAYLSL, encoded by the coding sequence ATGGATCGCCAGAAGGAATTCGTGCTCCGCACGCTGGAGGAACGCGACATCCGTTTCGTCCGCCTGTGGTTCACGGATGTCCTCGGCTACCTCAAGTCCGTGGCGATCGCGCCCGCCGAACTCGAGGGCGCCTTCGAGGAGGGCATCGGCTTCGACGGCTCCTCGATCGAGGGCTTCGCCCGGGTCTCCGAAGCAGACATGGTCGCACGCCCCGACCCGTCGACCTTCCAGGTGCTGCCGTGGGCCGACGGCTCCGGCAAGCACCACTCGGCCCGGATGTTCTGCGACATCACGATGCCCGACGGTTCGCCGTCGTGGGCGGACTCCCGTCACGTGCTGCGCCGCCAGCTCGCCAAGGCCAGCGATCTGGGGTTCTCCTGCTACGTGCATCCCGAGATCGAGTTCTTCCTGCTCAAACCCGGCCCGGACGACGGCACCCCGCCGGTGCCCGCCGACAACGGCGGCTATTTCGACCAGGCCGTGCACGATTCGGCCCCGAACTTCCGCAGGCACGCCATCGACGCCCTAGAGCAGATGGGTATCTCGGTGGAGTTCAGCCACCACGAGGGCGCTCCCGGCCAGCAGGAGATCGACCTGCGCTACGCCGACGCGCTGTCGATGGCCGACAACGTGATGACCTTCCGCTATGTCGTCAAAGAGGTCGCGCTCGGCGACGGGGTGCGGGCCTCGTTCATGCCCAAACCCTTCGCCGAACACCCCGGTTCGGCGATGCACACCCACATGAGCCTGTTCGAGGGCGACACCAACGCCTTCCACAGCCCCGACGATCCGCTGCAGCTGTCCGACGTCGCCAAGTCGTTCATCGCCGGCATCCTCGAACACGCCCAGGAGATCAGCGCCGTCACCAACCAGTGGGTGAACTCCTACAAGCGTCTGGTGCACGGCGGTGAGGCGCCGACCGCCGCGTCCTGGGGTGCCGCCAACCGCTCCGCGCTGGTGCGCGTGCCCATGTACACCCCGCGCAAGGCGTCGTCGCGCCGGGTCGAGGTGCGCAGCCCCGATTCGGCCTGCAACCCGTACCTGACGTTCGCGGTGCTGTTGGCCGCCGGGCTGCGCGGCGTCGAGAAGGGGTACGTGCTCGCGCCGCAGGCCGAGGACAACGTGTGGAGCCTGACGCCCGAGGAGCGCCGCGCGATGGGCTACAAGGAGCTGCCGGGCAGCCTCGGCGCCGCACTGGCCGAGATGGAGAACTCCGAACTGGTGGCCGAAGCGTTGGGGGAGCACGTGTTCGACTACTTCCTGCGCAACAAGCGCGCCGAGTGGGAGACCTACCGCAGCCACGTCACCCCGTACGAGCTGCAGGCCTACCTGTCCCTCTAG
- a CDS encoding alpha/beta hydrolase: MIAMWRVGRRSVLAACAAAVVLTVVAGGVAAPAWASPEGDATQRYGQSPLWGSCQQFLADPGRVPTAQCGTVSVPVNYDRPDGAQAQLAVIRVPATGDRIGTLMVNPGGPGASAVDTVAGMGAALAGTEIGRRFDLVGFDPRGVGHSTPQLRCRTDAEFDAYRREPMVDFSPGGVAHIEGIYRGLAQQCLNRMGADFLANVGTASAARDMDVVRAALGENQLNYLGFSYGTELGAAYAERYPDRVRTMVLDGAVDPSLNPIDESVAQQAGFQRAFDTYAADCAKSAGCPLGTDPTQFVARFHQLVDPLVTRPAVTSDPRGLSYQDAITGTGNALYSPRFWPYLTSGLLGLARGTDPGDLLTLADEYQRRDANGHYQNRQDAFTAIRCVDAPYPTDPAVWVQADQRFRQVAPFLSYGQFTGFAPRDVCALWPVPATSAPRPAANPGPGKVVVVSTTGDPATPYEAGVALARQMGASLITFQGKQHTVVFNGDACVDTAVVRFLADGTVPPSGLQC; the protein is encoded by the coding sequence ATGATCGCCATGTGGCGGGTAGGGCGGCGGTCGGTGCTGGCTGCGTGTGCGGCGGCGGTGGTCCTGACAGTCGTCGCCGGCGGCGTCGCCGCCCCCGCGTGGGCGTCCCCGGAGGGTGACGCCACCCAGCGCTACGGCCAGTCCCCGCTGTGGGGGAGCTGCCAACAGTTCCTCGCCGACCCCGGGCGGGTTCCCACCGCCCAGTGCGGAACCGTGTCCGTGCCGGTGAACTACGACCGCCCCGACGGCGCCCAGGCGCAGCTGGCGGTCATCCGGGTGCCGGCGACCGGCGACCGCATCGGCACGCTCATGGTCAACCCCGGCGGACCGGGCGCCTCCGCGGTCGACACCGTCGCCGGGATGGGCGCCGCGCTGGCCGGCACCGAGATCGGCCGGCGCTTCGACTTGGTCGGCTTCGACCCGCGCGGCGTCGGGCATTCCACGCCGCAGTTGCGCTGCCGCACCGACGCCGAATTCGACGCGTACCGCCGCGAGCCGATGGTCGACTTCAGCCCCGGCGGCGTCGCGCATATCGAGGGCATCTACCGCGGGCTCGCCCAGCAGTGTCTGAACCGGATGGGTGCGGATTTCCTGGCGAACGTGGGCACCGCGTCCGCGGCACGGGACATGGACGTCGTGCGCGCCGCGCTGGGGGAGAACCAGCTGAACTACCTCGGCTTCTCCTACGGCACCGAGCTGGGCGCCGCCTATGCCGAGCGTTATCCGGACCGGGTCCGCACCATGGTGCTCGACGGCGCCGTCGACCCGAGCCTGAACCCGATCGACGAATCGGTCGCCCAGCAGGCCGGCTTCCAGCGCGCCTTCGACACCTACGCGGCCGACTGCGCGAAATCGGCGGGCTGCCCGCTGGGCACCGACCCCACGCAGTTCGTCGCCCGCTTCCACCAGCTCGTCGACCCGCTGGTGACCCGGCCGGCCGTGACGTCGGATCCGCGCGGCCTGAGCTACCAGGATGCGATCACCGGCACCGGTAACGCGCTCTACAGCCCGCGGTTCTGGCCGTATCTGACCAGCGGACTGCTGGGCCTGGCGCGCGGCACCGACCCCGGTGACCTGCTGACCCTGGCCGACGAATACCAGCGCCGCGACGCCAACGGCCACTACCAGAACCGGCAGGACGCGTTCACCGCCATCCGCTGTGTCGACGCGCCGTACCCGACCGATCCCGCGGTGTGGGTGCAGGCCGACCAACGCTTCCGGCAGGTGGCGCCGTTCCTGTCCTACGGTCAGTTCACGGGATTCGCCCCGCGCGACGTCTGCGCGCTGTGGCCGGTGCCCGCCACGTCGGCGCCTCGCCCCGCCGCCAACCCGGGCCCCGGCAAGGTCGTGGTGGTGTCCACCACCGGCGATCCGGCCACCCCGTACGAGGCGGGGGTGGCACTGGCCCGGCAGATGGGTGCGTCGTTGATCACGTTCCAGGGCAAGCAGCACACCGTCGTCTTCAACGGCGACGCCTGCGTCGACACCGCCGTGGTGCGGTTCCTGGCCGACGGCACGGTCCCGCCCAGCGGGCTGCAGTGCTAG